A single Cryptococcus deuterogattii R265 chromosome 2, complete sequence DNA region contains:
- a CDS encoding acyl carrier protein encodes MYRFIPVVRSTLPQCARHSIAIPSRPKPLKLLGKTLFMRSFAVGPPEPLALTKDEISDMLLRVLNQFKQIDSSKLTGNASFTSDLGFDSLDHSELIMSIEETFDIDIADNDICELDSMDRTVDYVAKSLETRRFVEKVKQS; translated from the exons ATGTATCGATTTATCCCTGTTGTCCGTTCGACCTTACCTCAGTGCGCTAGACACTCCATAGCCATTCCATCTCGGCCAAAACCCCTCAAATTGCTCGGCAAAACACTTTTTATGAGAAGCTTCGCAGTTGGTCCGCCAGAACCCCTGGCGCTGACCAAGGACGAGATTTCGGATATGCTACTGAGAGTGCTCAACCAGTTCAAGCAAATTGACAGTAGCAAG CTTACTGGTAATGCGTCTTTTACCAGCGATCTGGGGTTCGATTCTCTTGATCATTCTGAACTTATTATGTCCATTGAAGAGACCTTCGATATCGACATCGCCGACAATGACATTTGTGAGCTCGACAGCATGGATAGGA CCGTTGACTATGTTGCGAAA TCTTTAGAGA CGCGACGTTTTGTCGAAAAAGTCAAACAATCGTAA
- a CDS encoding solute carrier family 25 member 33/36, with the protein MSTKSFSQSFIASTDSSSSLPSPSAPPLNLSTKKEKKLQGWQHSAAGSMGGMTGAIVTSPFDVVKTRLQSDMFRHSSDEGVRHAAEVAKKGGGGGIRGVMWQFVDTVYLIKRIGVEEGWRALYKGLGPSLVGIIPARAINFYFYPTSKVYLAKQFPNAPTEKPGQTAEDSPVIHLGAAIVAGIMTSTGTNPIWVVKTRLQLSARKKETGAISTKSGSFLPKPIATSAASLASQTSTPVSTAAVSAAASAAATRTLPKSNLTPAFSMTMDIIKKEGIRGLYRGLSASYLGVSEGVIQWVLYERFKRLNAATTTHLESQPLLSYIPHIVGASGGAKAVASLITYPHEVIRTRLRQPALPDGTIKYKGLLQTLKLVWVEEGVGALYGGLTAHLFRVVPNAACMFLIYELVAAKLGA; encoded by the exons ATGTCGACAAAATCTTTCTCCCAATCATTTATTGCCTCCACAGACTCAAGTTCTTCCCTACCCTCTCCCTCCGCGCCACCCTTAAATTTATCcacaaagaaagagaagaagctgcaaGGATGGCAACACAGTGCCGCCGGAAG CATGGGCGGCATGACTGGAGCCATTGTCACTTCCCCGTTTGACGTCGTCAAAACCCGTCTGCAATCAGATATGTTTAGGCATTCATCCGACGAAGGTGTTCGACATGCGGCAGAGGTAGCTAAaaaaggtggtggtgggggtATCAGGGGTGTAATGTGGCAATTTGTGGATACCGTTTATCTCATCAA GCGGATAGGTGTAGAGGAAGGTTGGAGAGCTCTTTACAAGGGTTTAGGGCCTAGCTTGGTCGGTATTATCCCTGCTCG AGCAATCAACTTTTACTTTTATCCAACCTCCAAAGTCTACCTTGCTAAACAATTTCCTAATGCACCCACCGAGAAACCAGGACAAACGGCAGAGGATAGTCCGGTCATTCACTTGGGTGCGGCAATCGTTGCTGGTATCATGACAAGTACCGGGACAAATCCTATTTGGG TGGTTAAAACAAGACTGCAACTTtcggcgaggaagaaggagacaGGCGCCATATCGACAAAGTCGGGATCATTTTTACCCAAACCTATAGCCACCTCTGCCGCTTCCCTTGCTAGCCAGACCTCTACGCCCGTATCAACAGCAGCGGtttcagcagcagcatcgGCAGCCGCAACGCGAACACTACCCAAGTCAAATTTGACTCCCGCTTTCTCAATGACTATGGACATTATAAAAAAGGAAGGTATCAGGGGGTTGTATAGAGGTTTATCGGCCAGTTATTTGGGTGTCTCTGAGGGAGTGATCCAATGGGTCTTGTATGAA CGATTCAAACGATTAAACGCCGCCACCACGACCCATCTTGAAtcccaacctcttctctcctacATTCCTCATATTGTGGGCGCCTCGGGCGGTGCCAAGGCGGTCGCATCGCTTATCACGTATCCCCACGAAGTGATCCGAACACGTCTTCGTCAACCTGCCCTTCCTGATGGCACTATCAAGTACAAGGGGTTGTTACAGACACTGAAGCTTGtttgggtggaggagggtgtAGGCGCATTGTATGGCGGTTTGACCGCTCATTTGTTCAGGGTCGTACCGAATGCTGCGTGTATGTTCTTGATCTATGAGCTCGTGGCTGCCAAGCTGGGTGCGTGA
- a CDS encoding pol II transcription elongation factor (genome sequence mistake): MSATRLRPVIELTPLAPAVRALYPPPPSSAPAQSRHRTFCEKCRRPPASRILASLHTRPKKRARTKRPSPEDDDDDDLWSDSELVHILQGWVTCRRCVVASHYGCLSSSQKKTVLESLRAQDLAALGNTDPTVEIPDIPFRKTLAIGQETDFLCAKCTEGAPCFVCCKDELQVNTDSVRIDQSKDENTRVVDVGQDGAMEVDSLNAQVAPLTTAVSDKETAQPQLKNTPLLFRCLRCKRAAHYEHLKVPKSLDENAHLAEIAHNYQTQTDDGDAWTCHQCRESPWDIDIVIAWRPLPATSPFHSLSPPPPKTPLYKAILPREYLIKYAFRSFRHVTWVPHAWLSAIAPTKLRRFLEKGPVLDLVTDETLEAKGDDMVMPSIADIDNLATLEKR, translated from the exons ATGTCCGCGACACGCCTCCGCCCGGTGATAGAGCTCACGCCTCTCGCCCCAGCAGTCCGCGCCCTCTAcccccctcccccctccTCTGCCCCCGCCCAGTCACGGCACCGCACA TTCTGTGAAAAATGCCGCCGCCCGCCCGCATCCCGCATCCTCGCATCCCTCCACACCCGTCCCAAGAAACGCGCCAGGACGAAAAGGCCATCCCCagaagacgacgacgacgacgatcTATGGAGTGACAGCGAGCTCGTCCATATCCTTCAGGGCTGGGTCACC TGCAGACGGTGTGTCGTCGCCTCCCATTATGGCTGTCTGTCGTCTAGTCAGAAAAAGACGGTTCTCGAGTCACTCCGCGCGCAAGACCTGGCTGCACTTGGAAACACTGACCCTACCGTCGAGATACCAGATATACCTTTCCGAAAGACTCTGGCTATCGGACAAGAAACGGACTTTTTATGCGCTAAATGCACTGAAGGAGCACCCTGTTTTGTCTGCTGCAAAGACGAGCTTCAAGTAAACACGGACTCGGTCAGAATCGACCAGAGCAAAGACGAAAATACTCGAGTGGTGGACGTTGGCCAAGACGGCGCGATGGAAGTCGACTCACTCAATGCCCAAGTTGCTCCCTTGACGACAGCAGTTTCCGACAAGGAAACTGCACAACCGCAGCTTAAAAACACCCCACTTCTTTTCAGGTGCTTGCGATGCAAACGAGCAGCTCACTATGAACACT TAAAAGTTCCTAAATCGCTAGACGAAAACGCACACCTGGCGGAGATTGCACACAACTACCAGACCCAGACGGACGACGGAGATGCCTGGACCTGTCATCAATGTCGCGAATCACCATGGGATATCGATATC GTGATCGCCTGGCGTCCTCTCCCTGCCACATCTCCTTTCCACTCTTtatcccctcctccacccaaaACGCCATTATACAAAGCCATCCTCCCCAGGGAATATCTCATCAAATACGCTTTCCGATCGTTCCGCCATGTGACATGGGTCCCCCACGCCTGGCTCTCCGCCATTGCCCCCACGAAACTCAGGCGATTCTTGGAAAAGGGTCCGGTACTGGATCTGGTCACGGATGAGACACTAGAGGCTAAAGGGGATGACATGGTCATGCCTAGTATCGCGGACATTGATAACCTTGCAACTCttgaaaagagatga
- a CDS encoding inositol-pentakisphosphate 2-kinase: MKDGAYHRSSASPDPCADTQPSDWAYIAEGGAHIVFSYRGRSETYATRALRVRKPLATAEPLVQAEENDLYGQWRRNCLPKLLPWQLLTTSSEVILEERWYKELLAMVDAVRPAQRKLAADLTAKGNRTGVLLEDLTSSEDANGAIAVAIEIKPKWGFLPCARHLQPPESVSIKSHVSRFRLHQHFRGRSDDPPYDPIDLFSGDKMRMRNAVDGLWTMWEISRGKNNNWKVFIGGKEISPEDLQKDLLPIGRDDFVTNITQITLDALQSSVALPLLKNLQQNLDPIDISSLAAIFQAEHPNSPLFDPDLISDISAAELDSFVDIYISDPQAGERMNSWSLRERIIAYALSAIFKDCSLFIRGTVKENGTWRLISGSEPLKVIDLDLKPIRNMQKWAKTDENVWKYWLKTKGPGEDM; this comes from the exons ATGAAGGATGGGGCTTATCACCGGTCTTCAGCCTCCCCAGATCCTTGCGCAGACACTCAGCCATCAGATTGGGCATACATTGCCGAAGGGGGCGCCCATATTGTGTTCTCTTATCGGGGTCGATCTGAAACGTATGCTACAAGAGCATTACGTGTACGAAAACCTTTGGCAACCGCAGAACCGTTAGTCCAGGCAGAAGAAAATGACCTGTATGGCCAATGGCGACGGAACTGTCTACCTAAATTGCTTCCCTGGCAATTGTTGACTACGTCTAGCGAGGTCATCTTAGAGGAGAGGTGGTACAAGGAGTTGCTTGCTATGGTTGATGCTGTCAGGCCAGCCCAAAGAAAATTGGCCGCGGATCTGACAGCGAAGGGGAATCGGACAGGGGTGCTCTTGGAGGATTTGACGTCTAGCGAAGACGCCAACGGAGCTATTGCAGTAGCCATCGAAATCAAA CCGAAATGGGGTTTCCTGCCATGTGCTAGACATTTACAGCCTCCAGAGTCAGTTTCCATTAAATCTCATGTTTCTCGGTTTCGTCTACACCAACATTTTCGAGGCCGCTCGGATGACCCTCCTTATGACCCCATCGATTTATTCTCCGGGGACAAGATGAGGATGCGCAATGCAGTTGATGGTCTCTGGACGATGTGGGAAATTTCACGAGGAAAAAACAATAATTGGAAGGTGTTTATTGGCGGTAAAGAAATTAGCCCTGAAGAT TTACAAAAGGATTTACTGCCAAtaggaagagatgatttTGTCACCAATATCACCCAAATAACACTTGACGCTTTGCAGTCGTCAGTGGCTCTCCCATTACTCAAAAATCTTCAGCAAAATTTGGATCCGATTGACATTTCCTCCCTTGCTGCCATCTTCCAGGCTGAGCACCCGAACTCGCCTCTATTCGATCCCGATCTGATCTCTGACATCTCTGCTGCGGAGCTAGACAGCTTTGTAGACATCTACATCTCCGATCCTCAAGCTGGTGAAAGAATGAACAGCTGGAGCTTGCGCGAGAGAATTATCGCGTATGCTCTCTCAGCCATTTTCAAAGATTGTTCATTATTTATCAGAGGCACCGTAAAAGAGAATGGGACTTGGCGGTTGATATCGGGAAGCGAACCGCTAAAAGTCATCGATCTCGATCTGAAGCCCATCAGAAACATGCAAAAATGGGCGAAGACGGATGAAAATGTGTGGAAGTATTGGCTAAAGACCAAAGGGCCAGGTGAAGATATGTGA
- a CDS encoding NADH dehydrogenase ubiquinone flavoprotein 1 mitochondrial codes for MLSRTPLLRSSPRTITAARRSLATVSDAPVRHYGGLKDQDRIFTNLFCKHDHGIKGALARGDWHKTKDIILKGDAWIIQTVKDSGLRGRGGAGFPSGLKWSFMNKPGWEKDPRPRYLVVNADEGEPGTCKDREIMRGDPHKLVEGCLVAGRAMNANAAYIYIRGEFYQEASHVQQAIDEAYKAGLIGKNACGSGYDFDVYLHRGAGAYICGEETALIESIEGKQGKPRLKPPFPADVGLFGCPTTVANVETVAVAPTIARRGGSWFAGFGRERNSGTKVFCVSGHVNNPCVVEEEMSIPLQELLEKHCGGVRGGWQNLKGIVPGGSSVPVITRETSEKCLMDYDSLKDNGTSLGTGAVIVMDNTTDMIAAIARFSKFYKHESCGQCTPCREGTSWMMNMMDRMVEGRAQEREIDMLLELTKQVEGHTICALGDAAAWPIQGLMKNFRPEVEQRLAQFHAKHGQVMFGGKLLSDADRRYALPDNLGGDAIRQIASP; via the exons ATGCTCTCCCGCACTCCTCTCCTCCGCTCCTCCCCACGCACAATCACAGCGGCTCGCAGGTCCCTCGCAACTGTATCAGACGCCCCAGTCAGGCATTATGGCGGACTCAAGGATCAAGATCGTATCTTCACCAATCTCTTTTGCAAGCACGATCATGGCATAAAGGGCGCTCTCGCTAGGGGTGACTGGCACAAAACAAAAGATATAATTCTCAAAGGAGACGCATGGATTATCCAGACCGTCAAGGATTCCGGCTTgagagggcgaggaggtGCAGGTTTCCCGAGCGGGTTGAAATGGAGTTTTA TGAACAAGCCAGGATGGGAAAAAGACCCCAG ACCACGTTACCTTGTGGTAAATGCCGATGAAGGTGAACCTGGAACGTGTAAAGATCGAGAAATCATGCGGGGCGACCCTCACAAACTTGTCGAAGGCTGTTTGGTTGCTGGTCGGGCCATGAACGCAAATGCTG CGTATATCTACATTCGAGGAGAATTTTACCAAGAAGCTTCTCATGTTCAGCAAGCAATTGACGAGGCCTATAAGGCTGGGTTGATTGGAAAGAACGCCTGTGGTTCCGGATATGATTTCGACGTTTACCTTCATCGAGGTGCCGGCGCCTATATCTGTGGTGAAGAAACTGCATTGATTGAGTCCATTGAAGGCAAGCAGGGCAAGCCCAGATTGAAGCCTCCTTTCCCTGCCGATGTTGGGTTGTTCGGTTGCCCCACCACTGTCGCGAACGTGGAGACTGTTGCAGTTGCCCCGACCATCGCCCGACGAGGTGGTTCTTGGTTTGCGGGCTTTGGCAGGGAGAGGAACAGTGGCACTAAGGTGTTTTGTGTCTCCGGCCACGTGAACAACCCATGTGTtgtcgaggaggagatgtcTATTCCCTTACAGGAACTTTTGGAGAAGCACTGTGGTGGCGTTCGTGGTGGATGGCAAAACTTGAAGGGTATTGTTCCTGGCGGTAGTTCAGTGCCAGTAATCACCAGGGAAACATCTGAAAAATGCCT GATGGACTATGACTCTCTTAAAGATAATGGTACTTCCCTCGGTACAGGTGCAGTCATTGTTATGGACAACACCACCGACATGATCGCCGCCATTGCCCGATTCTCAAAGTTCTACAAGCACGAGTCTTGTGGTCAATGTACCCCTTGCCGAGAAGGTACAtcttggatgatgaacatgATGGACCGAATGGTGGAAGGACGAGCGCAAGAGAGGGAGATTGACATGCTTTTGGAATTGACAAAACAAGTGGAAGGTCATACTATTTGTGCTTTGGGTGATGCGGCGGCTTGGCCTATCCAAGGcttgatgaagaacttCC GTCCTGAAGTTGAACAACGTCTTGCTCAATTCCATGCCAAGCACGGCCAGGTGATGTTCGGTGGCAAGCTGCTCTCAGATGCGGACAGGAGGTATGCGCTTCCGGATAACCTCGGAGGAGATGCCATTAGGCAAATTGCGTCCCCTTGA